A stretch of the Pan paniscus chromosome 2, NHGRI_mPanPan1-v2.0_pri, whole genome shotgun sequence genome encodes the following:
- the PCBP4 gene encoding poly(rC)-binding protein 4 isoform X2: MSGSDGGLEEEPELSITLTLRMLMHGKEVGSIIGKKGETVKRIREQSSARITISEGSCPERITTITGSTAAVFHAVSMIAFKLDEDLCAAPANGGNVSRPPVTLRLVIPASQCGSLIGKAGTKIKEIRETTGAQVQVAGDLLPNSTERAVTVSGVPDAIILCVRQICAVILESPPKGATIPYHPSLSLGTVLLSANQGFSVQGQYGAVTPAEVTKLQQLSSHAVPFATPSMVPGLDPGTQTSSQEFLVPNDLIGCVIGRQGSKISEIRQMSGAHIKIGNQAEGAGERHVTITGSPVSIALAQYLITACLETAKSTSGGTPSSAPADLPAPFSPPLTALPTAPPGLLGTPYAISLSNFIGLKPMPFLALPPASPGPPPGLAAYTAKMAAANGSKKAERQKFSPY, from the exons ATGAGCGGCTCGGACGGGGGACTGGAGGAGGAGCCAGAGCTCAGCATCACCCTCACGCTGCGGATGCTGATGCACGGGAAG GAAGTGGGCAGCATCATCGGGAAG AAGGGCGAGACTGTAAAGCGAATCCGGGAGCAG AGCAGTGCCCGGATCACCATCTCCGAGGGCTCCTGCCCTGAacgcatcaccaccatcaccggGTCTACAGCGGCTGTCTTCCATGCAGTCTCCATGATTGCTTTCAAACTGGACGAG GACCTTTGTGCTGCTCCTGCAAATGgtggaaatgtctccaggccTCCAGTGACCCTGCGCCTTGTCATCCCTGCCAGTCAGTGTGGCTCACTGATTGGGAAGGCTGGCACCAAGATCAAGGAGATCCGAGAG ACTACGGGTGCCCAGGTACAGGTGGCAGGGGACCTGCTCCCCAACTCCACAGAGCGAGCTGTTACGGTATCTGGGGTGCCTGATGCCATCATCCTGTGTGTGCGCCAGATCTGCGCTGTTATCCTGGAG TCTCCACCCAAAGGAGCCACTATCCCCTACCATCCGAGCCTCTCCCTAGGTACTGTTCTTCTCTCTGCCAACCAG GGCTTCTCTGTCCAGGGTCAGTATGGGGCTGTGACCCCAGCTGAG GTCACCAAGCTCCAGCAGCTCTCAAGCCATGCGGTCCCCTTTGCCACACCCAGCATGGTGCCAG GACTGGATCCCGGCACACAGACCAGCTCACAGGAGTTCTTGGTTCCCAACGAT TTGATTGGCTGTGTGATCGGGCGCCAGGGCAGCAAGATCAGCGAGATCCGGCAGATGTCAGGGGCACATATCAAGATCGGGAACCAAGCAGAGGGCGCTGGGGAGCGGCATGTCACCATCACTGGCTCTCCGGTCTCCATCGCCCTGGCCCAGTACCTCATCACTGCCTG TCTAGAGACGGCCAAGTCTACCTCTGGGGGGACGCCCAGCTCGGCCCCCGCAGACCTGCCTGCCCCCTTCTCGCCACCCCTGACGGCCCTGCCCACAGCTCCCCCTGGCCTGCTGGGCACACCCTATGCCATCTCCCTCTCCAACTTCATCGGCCTCAAGCCCATGCCCTTCTTGGCTCTACCACCTGCTTCCCCAGGGCCGCCGCCGGGCTTGGCGGCCTACACTGCCAAGATGGCAGCAGCTAATGGGAGCAAGAAGGCTGAGCGGCAGAAATTCTCCCCCTACTGA
- the PCBP4 gene encoding poly(rC)-binding protein 4 isoform X3 gives MSGSDGGLEEEPELSITLTLRMLMHGKEVGSIIGKKGETVKRIREQDLCAAPANGGNVSRPPVTLRLVIPASQCGSLIGKAGTKIKEIRETTGAQVQVAGDLLPNSTERAVTVSGVPDAIILCVRQICAVILESPPKGATIPYHPSLSLGTVLLSANQGFSVQGQYGAVTPAEVTKLQQLSSHAVPFATPSMVPGLDPGTQTSSQEFLVPNDLIGCVIGRQGSKISEIRQMSGAHIKIGNQAEGAGERHVTITGSPVSIALAQYLITACLETAKSTSGGTPSSAPADLPAPFSPPLTALPTAPPGLLGTPYAISLSNFIGLKPMPFLALPPASPGPPPGLAAYTAKMAAANGSKKAERQKFSPY, from the exons ATGAGCGGCTCGGACGGGGGACTGGAGGAGGAGCCAGAGCTCAGCATCACCCTCACGCTGCGGATGCTGATGCACGGGAAG GAAGTGGGCAGCATCATCGGGAAG AAGGGCGAGACTGTAAAGCGAATCCGGGAGCAG GACCTTTGTGCTGCTCCTGCAAATGgtggaaatgtctccaggccTCCAGTGACCCTGCGCCTTGTCATCCCTGCCAGTCAGTGTGGCTCACTGATTGGGAAGGCTGGCACCAAGATCAAGGAGATCCGAGAG ACTACGGGTGCCCAGGTACAGGTGGCAGGGGACCTGCTCCCCAACTCCACAGAGCGAGCTGTTACGGTATCTGGGGTGCCTGATGCCATCATCCTGTGTGTGCGCCAGATCTGCGCTGTTATCCTGGAG TCTCCACCCAAAGGAGCCACTATCCCCTACCATCCGAGCCTCTCCCTAGGTACTGTTCTTCTCTCTGCCAACCAG GGCTTCTCTGTCCAGGGTCAGTATGGGGCTGTGACCCCAGCTGAG GTCACCAAGCTCCAGCAGCTCTCAAGCCATGCGGTCCCCTTTGCCACACCCAGCATGGTGCCAG GACTGGATCCCGGCACACAGACCAGCTCACAGGAGTTCTTGGTTCCCAACGAT TTGATTGGCTGTGTGATCGGGCGCCAGGGCAGCAAGATCAGCGAGATCCGGCAGATGTCAGGGGCACATATCAAGATCGGGAACCAAGCAGAGGGCGCTGGGGAGCGGCATGTCACCATCACTGGCTCTCCGGTCTCCATCGCCCTGGCCCAGTACCTCATCACTGCCTG TCTAGAGACGGCCAAGTCTACCTCTGGGGGGACGCCCAGCTCGGCCCCCGCAGACCTGCCTGCCCCCTTCTCGCCACCCCTGACGGCCCTGCCCACAGCTCCCCCTGGCCTGCTGGGCACACCCTATGCCATCTCCCTCTCCAACTTCATCGGCCTCAAGCCCATGCCCTTCTTGGCTCTACCACCTGCTTCCCCAGGGCCGCCGCCGGGCTTGGCGGCCTACACTGCCAAGATGGCAGCAGCTAATGGGAGCAAGAAGGCTGAGCGGCAGAAATTCTCCCCCTACTGA
- the PCBP4 gene encoding poly(rC)-binding protein 4 isoform X1, which produces MEAGQVAARTHSEVAVAPASPDRMSGSDGGLEEEPELSITLTLRMLMHGKEVGSIIGKKGETVKRIREQSSARITISEGSCPERITTITGSTAAVFHAVSMIAFKLDEDLCAAPANGGNVSRPPVTLRLVIPASQCGSLIGKAGTKIKEIRETTGAQVQVAGDLLPNSTERAVTVSGVPDAIILCVRQICAVILESPPKGATIPYHPSLSLGTVLLSANQGFSVQGQYGAVTPAEVTKLQQLSSHAVPFATPSMVPGLDPGTQTSSQEFLVPNDLIGCVIGRQGSKISEIRQMSGAHIKIGNQAEGAGERHVTITGSPVSIALAQYLITACLETAKSTSGGTPSSAPADLPAPFSPPLTALPTAPPGLLGTPYAISLSNFIGLKPMPFLALPPASPGPPPGLAAYTAKMAAANGSKKAERQKFSPY; this is translated from the exons ATGGA AGCCGGCCAGGTCGCAGCGCGGACACACTCGGAGGTCGCTGTGGCCCCAGCCTCGCCTGACAGAATGAGCGGCTCGGACGGGGGACTGGAGGAGGAGCCAGAGCTCAGCATCACCCTCACGCTGCGGATGCTGATGCACGGGAAG GAAGTGGGCAGCATCATCGGGAAG AAGGGCGAGACTGTAAAGCGAATCCGGGAGCAG AGCAGTGCCCGGATCACCATCTCCGAGGGCTCCTGCCCTGAacgcatcaccaccatcaccggGTCTACAGCGGCTGTCTTCCATGCAGTCTCCATGATTGCTTTCAAACTGGACGAG GACCTTTGTGCTGCTCCTGCAAATGgtggaaatgtctccaggccTCCAGTGACCCTGCGCCTTGTCATCCCTGCCAGTCAGTGTGGCTCACTGATTGGGAAGGCTGGCACCAAGATCAAGGAGATCCGAGAG ACTACGGGTGCCCAGGTACAGGTGGCAGGGGACCTGCTCCCCAACTCCACAGAGCGAGCTGTTACGGTATCTGGGGTGCCTGATGCCATCATCCTGTGTGTGCGCCAGATCTGCGCTGTTATCCTGGAG TCTCCACCCAAAGGAGCCACTATCCCCTACCATCCGAGCCTCTCCCTAGGTACTGTTCTTCTCTCTGCCAACCAG GGCTTCTCTGTCCAGGGTCAGTATGGGGCTGTGACCCCAGCTGAG GTCACCAAGCTCCAGCAGCTCTCAAGCCATGCGGTCCCCTTTGCCACACCCAGCATGGTGCCAG GACTGGATCCCGGCACACAGACCAGCTCACAGGAGTTCTTGGTTCCCAACGAT TTGATTGGCTGTGTGATCGGGCGCCAGGGCAGCAAGATCAGCGAGATCCGGCAGATGTCAGGGGCACATATCAAGATCGGGAACCAAGCAGAGGGCGCTGGGGAGCGGCATGTCACCATCACTGGCTCTCCGGTCTCCATCGCCCTGGCCCAGTACCTCATCACTGCCTG TCTAGAGACGGCCAAGTCTACCTCTGGGGGGACGCCCAGCTCGGCCCCCGCAGACCTGCCTGCCCCCTTCTCGCCACCCCTGACGGCCCTGCCCACAGCTCCCCCTGGCCTGCTGGGCACACCCTATGCCATCTCCCTCTCCAACTTCATCGGCCTCAAGCCCATGCCCTTCTTGGCTCTACCACCTGCTTCCCCAGGGCCGCCGCCGGGCTTGGCGGCCTACACTGCCAAGATGGCAGCAGCTAATGGGAGCAAGAAGGCTGAGCGGCAGAAATTCTCCCCCTACTGA